CACGAAGATAGTGATACAGAGAATTATGCTCTAGATCGACTGCCAGCAAATAAGCATATTCCATAGAAAAATAATTATCCTCGATCACCAGAGGACGGCCATCTGCATAGCGAAGGCGCAAAATTCTGACTGCCTGAGTCCCCGGTTTTAGTCCCAACCATTTGACTACCTGTTCATTTTGAGGAATTTCCACTCCGGAAAAAAGTATCTTCGCACTTGCTTTCATCCCGTTTGCAGCACAAATTTCTGTAAAACTCATTCCAGGGCGATTAAAAGCTTTGCGTAATTTTGGTGCAGCGACAAAAGTCCCTTTGCCCTGTTTTTTTTCAACAAGGCCCAGCTTAACCAACTCTGCGATCGCTCTTCTAATCGTAATTCGGCTTACACCATACTGCGTACTCAGTTCATCTTCTGTCGGCAGTTTTTGATGTGGTGCCAAATTTCCACTGTGCATTTCCTGCTTGATGCTCTCCATGAT
This genomic window from Caproicibacterium sp. BJN0003 contains:
- a CDS encoding GntR family transcriptional regulator; the encoded protein is MELNYESIVPLYEQIMESIKQEMHSGNLAPHQKLPTEDELSTQYGVSRITIRRAIAELVKLGLVEKKQGKGTFVAAPKLRKAFNRPGMSFTEICAANGMKASAKILFSGVEIPQNEQVVKWLGLKPGTQAVRILRLRYADGRPLVIEDNYFSMEYAYLLAVDLEHNSLYHYLREKKGIEIIPGEVILRLVRADSKTAKLLEVSRGTPMLQIDSCTRKGDGDVLHTCHQVGYGEDFDFIVR